A section of the Marinimicrobium koreense genome encodes:
- a CDS encoding HU family DNA-binding protein, producing the protein MAARKTAAKKAPAKKAPAKKAAAKQPAAKKVKAISERYNKTQILNQIAENTELSKKQVQSVLDELSDIIEGHVKKRAVGEFVMPGLLKITTVKKPATKARKGINPFTGEETVFKAKPASIAVKVRPLKKLKEMAL; encoded by the coding sequence ATGGCTGCTCGCAAAACTGCTGCCAAAAAGGCACCCGCAAAGAAAGCTCCCGCCAAGAAAGCTGCTGCCAAGCAGCCGGCTGCCAAGAAAGTAAAGGCGATCTCCGAGCGTTACAACAAAACCCAGATTCTGAATCAGATCGCGGAAAATACCGAGCTGAGCAAAAAGCAGGTCCAGTCGGTACTGGACGAGCTGTCTGACATCATTGAAGGTCACGTCAAGAAGCGTGCCGTGGGCGAATTCGTAATGCCCGGCTTGCTGAAGATCACCACCGTGAAGAAGCCCGCCACCAAGGCGCGCAAGGGCATCAACCCCTTCACTGGCGAAGAGACCGTGTTCAAAGCGAAACCGGCCTCCATCGCCGTCAAGGTACGTCCTTTGAAGAAGCTCAAGGAAATGGCTCTGTAA
- a CDS encoding HIT domain-containing protein, protein MFQLHSRLAEDTVPVGRFPLSLLLLSKDANYPWCLLVPLREDVFEIHHLGEWDQQQLMRESCRLAEVMTSVFDADKMNVAALGNVVPQLHVHHIARFETDPAWPQPIWGVKPAAGYSEAQLQDRLDHLRSALVGDDFEVLESLEDLEVDPVDTTGPGDWY, encoded by the coding sequence ATGTTTCAACTGCATTCACGCCTGGCCGAGGATACCGTGCCGGTAGGGCGCTTCCCGCTGTCACTGCTGCTGCTCAGCAAAGATGCCAACTATCCCTGGTGCCTGCTGGTGCCTCTGCGGGAGGATGTGTTTGAAATTCATCATTTGGGTGAGTGGGATCAGCAGCAGCTGATGCGCGAATCCTGTCGTCTGGCCGAGGTGATGACCAGCGTGTTTGATGCCGACAAGATGAACGTGGCGGCGCTCGGCAATGTGGTCCCCCAGTTACATGTACACCACATTGCCCGCTTTGAGACGGACCCGGCCTGGCCGCAGCCGATTTGGGGCGTCAAGCCCGCTGCAGGCTATTCTGAGGCGCAGTTGCAGGACCGACTGGATCACCTGAGATCCGCCCTGGTCGGGGACGACTTTGAGGTATTGGAGTCACTGGAGGATCTGGAGGTCGATCCGGTGGATACAACGGGGCCGGGCGACTGGTATTGA